Proteins from a single region of Gossypium arboreum isolate Shixiya-1 chromosome 1, ASM2569848v2, whole genome shotgun sequence:
- the LOC108482407 gene encoding MYB-like transcription factor ODO1: MGRQPCCDKLGVKKGPWTAEEDKKLINFILTNGQCCWRAVPKLAGLRRCGKSCRLRWTNYLRPDLKRGLLSEAEEQLVIDLHSRLGNRWSKIAGRLPGRTDNEIKNHWNTHIKKKLIKMGIDPVTHEPLNKEAEAAENHISETDGVGADSLEDNSSTPTENCDNSSTPTENCSSSVGSNSLDKFCNDESLLSSLWMNDEPPLIDASWDINIPAGGETCNGISLPSWEENCAWLLDCQDFGINDFGLDCLNDIELNTMNTLEMADKTVA, from the exons ATGGGTAGGCAGCCTTGTTGTGATAAACTCGGTGTGAAAAAAGGTCCATGGACAGCTGAGGAAGACAAGAAACTCATCAACTTCATTCTCACCAATGGCCAGTGTTGTTGGCGTGCTGTTCCTAAGCTCGCCGGTCTCCGCCGCTGCGGCAAGAGTTGCCGgcttcgatggactaattaccTTCGGCCTGACTTGAAGAGAGGCCTCCTTTCTGAGGCTGAAGAGCAGTTGGTTATTGACCTTCATTCTCGCCTTGGCAATAG gtggtCGAAGATTGCAGGAAGGTTACCAGGCAGAACCGACAATGAGATCAAGAATCATTGGAACACCCACATCAAGAAAAAGCTTATTAAAATGGGGATCGATCCTGTTACTCATGAACCATTGAACAAAGAAGCAGAAGCTGCAGAGAATCATATATCAGAAACCGATGGCGTCGGTGCCGATTCATTAGAGGATAATTCGAGTACACCAACAGAGAATTGTGATAATTCGAGTACACCAACAGAGAATTGTTCTAGTTCTGTTGGTTCCAATTCACTGGACAAATTTTGCAATGATGAATCTTTATTGAGTAGCTTATGGATGAATGATGAACCCCCCTTAATCGATGCCTCATGGGACATTAATATACCAGCAGGAGGAGAAACCTGTAATGGCATAAGCTTGCCATCTTGGGAAGAAAACTGTGCATGGTTACTGGATTGTCAGGATTTTGGTATTAATGATTTTGGGTTGGATTGCTTAAACGACATTGAATTAAACACGATGAACACGTTAGAGATGGCCGACAAAACAGTAGCCTGA